gagacctcatttccaaaaaagaaaaaacaggccaggtgcggtggctcacccctgtaatcccagcactttgggaggccgaagcgggtgggatcacctgaggtcaggagtttgagaccagcctggccaacatgctgaaacccatctctactaaaaatacaaaaattagctgggtgtggtagtgggggtctgtaatcccagctactcaggaggctgaggcgagagaattgcttgaacccaggaggtagaggttgcagtgagccaagatcgtgccactgcactccagccggggtgacagagggagacccccatttaaaaaaaaaaaaaaaaattctaaaactacATGAAATGAGACTGGGAAGGGAGTGAATCGTGGAGGAAAACCAGGATGAAATTCCCAAAATAGGGGAAATGGATCCCGGTCAAGTAAAGGCAATAGATGCTCACCATGCCCTTGCTCCACAAGACAAGGTTCACAGACCAGCAGTATCAGAATCACACAGGAGCGGCTCAGAAATGCAAAGTCTCAGGCCACGTCCTAGGCGAACTGAGTCAGAACCCGCCCCACAGTCAAGTCTGCTGGTGAGTCACCTACCCATCAAAGTCTCAAAAGTGCTGTGCTGCATATTAACTTTTTCAGTTGCTTAGACGATCTTTTAAGTTCTGTTTTATTGAGAACCACAAAAGGTAAGAACTAAGAGAGTCCTCCCAGGTCATCAGGTCCTATCCCTTGGTCTACGGATGGCGAAGCCATTGTCACAGCCAGCGGCTGCCACGTCCTGGGACTGTCTCATGGGGCGATGTGTCCTGAGCCTCAGCAGTGCCAGCCCAGGTCAGAAGGCGTCATTCAGAAGGGGGGTGTCCCAGCCACTGTCTGCTGTCACTCACAGCACCTGGCTGAGCCCCCATGAAGGATGGagacccacagacacacacacagacagagacacacacacagacatctcCAAATCTCTGATTCAGACTTGCACACGGGCACACACAGATGCACGCTCAACACAGACACACGCAGGCCTTTATTCTATTACACAGAGTagggctggggccagggcagGTCATTGTTGTCAGGCTGCGTCAGAAGGTGCAGAGCGTTCGGGGCACACAGGCCGAACCGCAAAGTGGTAATAAGTTACGGGGGGATTTCTCAggctgttgtcaggctggagcaAGGGCAGGATGCCATGTGAGGACCCCAGAGCCACTTCCAGCTGTCCAGCTCCAGCCGTCCCAGACAAGCTTGGTTCCAGGACAGACTTGGCCTCCACTGAAACAGGGCAGGGAGGGATACGGATCAGGAGGCTGATGGGGATCTGCAGGTACCCAGAGACAGAGGAACAAGCCGGAGGTAGGGTTGGGCAGGGGTCCTGGAGGGAGGGAATAGAGCCTGCGGGcccagggcagggtggggacAGGGCAGGCCTCTCACCCAGGCCCTCAGTTCAGCTCCTGCAGATTCTCGTAATCGGGAGCCCCCTCTTCCTCCACTTCCTCCGCCTTCTGGGAACTCAAGGCGGCTGTAGGGGAGGGGAGGTTGGTTTCCAGCTTGCAAGCTGTCCCCGCAAGCCCAAGGCAGCTACCCCAGCTCCTGCCCCTCCCACAGCACACACCAGGCTCAGTCTTAGCCGCTCCAGGATGCAGCTCCTGGGACACATTCACATACTCCCGGCTGCCATCTGTGGAGACAGATCAGAAGGAGGGGCAGCCATGCAAAGgggtcaggagggcaagagagcaGGGGGAGGCCCAGACAGAGGGGGCAGAGGGTGTGGGCAGTCCCAGGGTGGGGTCTGCTCACACTGAAAGCATGGTGGGGCGGCGGGGTGCAGGGGCAGGCACCGAGGAGCACCGGTCACTCACCTAGAGACGCTTCTGCGCTCTCCCCGCTCTCCGGAACGTTCACGTAATCATCAATGGACTCCACTGTGGGAAAGCCAGCCCCACCTCAGCACTGTGACCAGAGACCCTTGGCCACAGGTTCCCAGAGAACCCCCAACCTCAGTCATGCAGAGCTCCCCAACGGTAGACCCCAGAGGCTCCCCACACAGCCACCCCCATTAGCCCCACAGAATGGAGAGAGGGCACTCCAGGCTGGCAAGgatggtgttggtgatggtgatggtggccTAGCCAAGGGCGAGGGCTGTGGAGAGTGGGGGAGGAGGTCCACTTGACCGGGACTGAGGAGGGTTCACGAAGGGTCAGGCCCCAGCACAGCCCCTAGGCTGGGGAACAGGGACGGAGTACGGCTCAGAGCAGTAGGAGTTTGGTGGCGTGTGTGGAGCGGACATGACACACTTGGCCCAGCAGTGACCCCCTCCTCCCTGACCCCCATCCCCGCCCGCCCCCTGCCAGCCACTGCCTGTGTCCCACTCCCATGTCAGCCCCTCATGGCGCCTGTCACCATCCATGttatttgggggttttttgtttgtttttgtttttcttgagacagggtctcgctctgttgcccaggctggaatgcagtggtgtaatctcggctcaccacaaccttgacctcccggactcagatgatcttcccacctcagctcctaCCAGGCTAGgctaaattttggattttttgtagagacagggtctccttatgctgcccaggctggtcttgaactcctgggttcaagtgacccacccgcctcagcctcccaaaggcctgggatcacaggtatcggctaccatgcctggttatttgggtcttttattttgtttatttatttgtttttgagatggagtctccctctgtcacccagagggctggagggcagtggtgtgatctcggctcactgcaacctctgcctcccggttcaagcaattctcctgcctcagcctcctgagtagctgggattacaggtgcccgccaccacgccctgctaattttggtatttttagtcgagacggggtttcaccgtgttggccaggtcggtcttgaactcctgacctcaggtgatccacccacctcccaaaatgctgggattacaggcgtgagccaccacgcccagcctatttggttcttttatgtgtttcatgtttgtttttgaaGACCGCCCCGGTTCAATCCCAGCTCCAGTACTAACCAATCACATAACCTCAGCCAAGGGACCTTACCTCTCTATGCCCtagttttctcctttgtaaaatagGGCCTGTGACACAACAGTGCTGTTAAACAGATAAACCCAGCATCACACAAAGGGGGACAACTGGAGCACAGGAGGACGAGGGAAGGCCCGGGAGCTCCAGGGCGTTGAGGTTAGTGAGTGAACACATGTCAGACTCTTAGCAAGGCATGCAGGAGGCCCTCGGTGAATCTtagctattttatcttttttttttttttaaacacaaggtctcactctgttacccaggctggagtacagtggcatgatctcggctcactgcaacttcctcctcccgggctcaggtaatctgcccatctcagcctcctgagcagctgggactacaggcatgtgccaccacgcttggttaattttttttaatgttttgtaaagatgaggtttcaccatgttgctcaggctggtcttgaactcctggactcaagcaatcctcctgcctcggcctcccaaagtgctgggattacgggagtgagccaccatgcccagccagctatTTTATCAGGACAGTCTGCCTCTTTAACTGTTACATCCATAGCATTAGCCCAGCAGAGGCATGCAGTAAACGCTGAATGaatggaatgaaagaaaagaaagaaaagaaaagaaaagaaagaaagaaagaaagaaagaaagaaagaaagaaagaaagaaagaaagaaagaaagaaagaaagaaaggaaggaaggaaggaaagaaggaaggaaggaaggaaggaaggaaggaaggaagaaagaaagaaagaaagaaagaaaagaagtactTGGATAGACagtctggagctcaggagagaGCAAACTGGGAATTTGGATGGCAAACAAAGCCAGGGTGTAGAAGTGATAGCCAGGACAAGTACACACAGAGTGAGCAAAGCAACAGAAATCTAAAGAATGTCAGATATTGGGGAAAGCCCAGAGGATGTGACCAGGCAGGATGAGACCATAAGGAAGGGTGAAAAGCAGCTCAAAGGAAATAGGGCAGTGcaggaagcagaagaaaactgacaaacacacacagacacacaagacAGCCTCTAATTAATATCCTTAGAGATGTACAAGATGGTATTGCCTCCGTGAAACAAGAACAGAGgctataaaaaaagaacagtcaGAGAACAAGAGCTTCTGGATAGCAGAAATAAAATTGCAGTGTAAGGGTTGAAGAATAAAGTCAAGGAAATTTCCCAGATGATAAAAGGAAAGGACACAGAgataggaaagaagagagagaaagttaagaaaatcagaacagggccgggcatggtggctcacacctgtaatcccagcactttgggaggccaaagtgggaggattacttgagcccacgagtttaaggccagcctgggcaacacagcaagaccctgtctctacagaaaaatgttttaaataagctaggtgtggtggcatgcgcctgtgatctcagctacttgggaggctgaggccgagtagcctacttgggaggatcactggagcctaggagttcaaggctgcagcaagctacgatggcaccactgcactccagcctatcactaaaaaaattaaataataaaaacaaatgcctGACTCACTGGAGAAGGCACTGTCTCGGAGGCCAGGGGTGCTGAGTGCAGGAGCTGATGGGGCGGCAGTGCTAGCGGCCGGAGTGCTGTCGGGAAGCACCACCCTGAAAGGAAGTGAAAAGGGCCGGTGAGCGAGGGGGGATGCACAGCCTTAGCCCtaacctcccacctcccacctggccACTCACAGGTAGCCTGGATTGTGATAGTcgtcctcatcctcatcctcatccgcATCCTCACAGGCTGGTTCTGGGGGTAACGACACAGGGGTCAGCCTAGCCCAGGATgggccccagcctccccacccaACCCGGGCACCTCGGATCCCAGACGCACCCTCATTCTCGTAGCTCGCCACACTGTTGGCTTCAAAGAGAGGGCGAGAGGGAGACTGAGTCAGCTTAGGCCAGGCCTATCTTCTGCCCAGCCCCGGCCTCCTGAGTGCTTCCCCACACTTACCACCATCGGAATCCCGCCTGGAAGATGGCGTCCGGTGGGAGCCCCCAAGGGGCTGTGGGGATCTTCTGGGAGTCAAAGGTGAGGGGTCATGCCTGAGGTGGGACTCAGGGGGCAACAGCACTTGCAAAAGGGAAAGGGGCCCCCAATCCAAAAAAGTGAGGGGGTGGAGAGTAGAGTTTGGAAGGATAAGGGCTGAGCAGCTACTCACGGGATGGGGAGCAGGTCTGGCTGGTTCAGGGGTGGGTAGGAGGTGACAGGCGGGTAGGCAGGTGGCCAGGGGGCGACTGTGTCTGAGGACACAGAACCAAGTTGAAAGAAGGACTCCAGACATCGTCAAGGCCTCAAAGAACAGACTAAGCCCCTGAAACCCCCGCACCCTGGACAGGCCTGGGGGAGccatctcccctcctcccagctcagGTCAAGGCCATGTGGGCAGCCCCAGGGCAGTGGGGGAAGGCTGGAGGTTCACGCTCGCTCCCACACCAGGGAACCCTCTTCCTGGAACCTGAGGTAGGGGATCCTCCTTGTACTCACGAGGCCGTTTGATCTGGATGCCCCTTGGATACAAACTGGTAAAGGAGACACAGCTTGGGGATGGGGCTGGGAgaagccccagccctgccccgccATGGGGTGTGGAGGGAGACCCAGGGCGGCCAGGACGGACTCACCTATCTGAGGATGCGCTGTCGTAGGAGCCTGGGAAAGACAGGGCTGGTGAGGCAGGAACAGGGGGTGCTTAGGGCAGAAGGTGCTGGGGTCCAGGGACTCTCAGACATGCTGGGATCAGGACGGAGGCAGGGACAGAGCCAGGACAGACACAGGAGCTGGGAGTGGATGAGGATCCCGTCGGTGTGCCTGGGCCCCAGGAACCCCCACCAGTTTGCCACTCACCTGGCAATCTGTGGCAGTGCACACACAGTGCCATCAACATGGCCAGAATGGGCAGCAGCAGGAGCCCCAGCACGCAGGGGACAAGGATGGCCTCCTCCATCTGCAGGGGAGCTCAGAGCAGGCCGGCTGCACCCCCAGGCCCCTCAAGGGCAAAGCCAAGGCCAGACAAAGACGGGGTGAGGACCGGGTGAGGACCAGGCCCAgcagggggcagggggaaggTAGGCACCAGGTGATGGGGGAGCCCAGGAGGAGGCGGCTGTGCCCTCCCCAGGGCTCCCGGGATGGGTCCCCTCTTTTACTGGGCTGAGTGGGCGTCCAGCTGGCTGTGGAAAGTCCCTGCTCCCAGGGTGGTCAGACCAGGGCCTGGGCTGAAGTCGGGGGATCCAGCCACCCCTGCGTCCCAGCCCTACCTGCCCCTCCTCGGCGCCCGCCTCTCCCTGTGCCCGCCCTCCCACCCGCGTGCGGCAGGAAGCTGTGGTGAGCGCCGGGCGAGGGCAGGAAATCATCGAGCTCTCAGCCGGCTGCACCCgcccccttcccaccccaccccaccagtggggagggggcaggaggaggcCCGGGAGCCACCCCAGGCACTCACCAAGGGTCTGCTGGCCCCCCTGGATGGGGACAGCCACCTGCCAGCTGGCAGTCATGGCCTTTACATCCAGGACCCAGGGAGGCAGCAAGCAGGGAGGCCCTGACAGTGGGAATTCTGGGGTACAAAGGGCAGCgcccacccccacctcagccaGGCCTGTGGGGCAAGGGACAGGCTCCAGAGAAGCAGGGGCGTGACTCATAGTCACACTGAGCCAGCTCACTGGGAGGAGAGCAGTCGCCCATCTCAGTCACCCAGCCTAGAAGGGCAGAGACTCACCCAGAGCCCCAAGGAATGACCCACAGTCTTCGGGAGCCCTGGGGTGAAGACGGGGTGCAAGATCAGAGGCCACCCAGAGAAAGACGAGAGCAGGCACCTGGGGTCTGGCTACAAATTTTATTCCGTTACAAATAGCACCGAGCCCCTGGGGCTGCCCCTGTGGAGGGGGATCCCCCTCCTGGACCCCCACCTCCTCCCTTGAGCTGCCCATGTAGTGTCTGGGAGCTGGGACatggcccagggtccctctggaAGCTGGGCCAGGACAAGAGGTTAGGCCCAGGCCCTTCGTGGGGTGGGCCCAGGGCCAGCCGCGGCAGAGGTGCAGGCAGGTGAGCGGCGGCCTCTCAGATGAGCACGCTGGCCACGGGCACGCGGGTGGAGCGGCCCCGCTGGGGCACCACAATCTGGTCGTCTGTGGGCCCTGCTTCATGCAGCAGGCCTGCGGGGGGAGGGTCAGAGCCAGGGTGAgctggatggacagacagacaaaGCCAGAGAAGGGCAAACAGGCAGCGGGAAATGGATGGGGCAGTCACAGAGCCACCCGAGGGGTGGATGCAGACTGAAGGCCAAACAAGGCGAGAGCTGTGCACTGAGCTGCCAGGTGCACAGGAGTGGGCAGACAGATGGAcggacagacagacaggcagatcAAGAAGCTGGCCCGGGCACAGCTCCTAACTGACCCTGCATGTGCAGCTGCGCCCGCCGGCGGTCACCCTCAATGAAGATGGCGGTGCCCAGGAAGGCTGCGCCACCCAGTGCCCCGACAAACGCGCAGAGCATGAGCGAGAACTGCAGAGCCCGGAACTCGGACAAGAAGGAGGGGGGCCAGTTCCGGCGCAGGCGGTCAGAGATCTGCAGGGAGAGGAGACGGGAAAGCCTGGGAAGTCAGCCTCACAGATGAGCCAGGGAGGGCGCGCCCCTGAGCTCCAGGGAGAAAGACAAATGGAGcccaggaaagggaaggaggtctgagccagacgcagtggctcatgcctatcatcccagctactcgggaagctgaggtaggaggatcacttgagcccaggaggtcaaggctgcagtgagccgtgatcgtgccactacactgcagcctgggcaacagagtgaggtcttgtctcaggaaaaaaagaaaaaagaaaggaggagttTGGACCACCAGGGTGAGGTCCCTGGCCTTACTGGTAGAAATATTCAAAGACAAAATCTTTCTCCTCCAGTTGACAATGGAAGGTGAGAAGTGCCCAGCGCACAGGACACAGACACTTCACTAGGGCCAGGCTGTCTGATCCAGCCCAGGCTCAGGCCAGCAGCCAGGTCTGGAAATGTAAGTTCCCCTACCCTGTGCCAGCCAAGAAACAATGCTCACCAGGCCAATGAGGTAGGGGCTCCCAGCGTCACCCAGCAGGTGGGACAGCACGATCTGGAAGGCCTCGGCGGTGGAGCGTCGGGTAGGGATCACCACGTACTGTGGAGGAGTTGGTGGAGCTCAGTGGGTGCTCTGGGCTCCagggggcaggaggcagggggcCAGGAGACCACCAAGGGTCCGCCTCGGCCGGGGTCAGAGGCGTGCCTGGGGTTGAGGTCACAGGGCAGGCCAGGGGTCTGCCACagatgttattttttgtagaaggtAGGTTGAGGCTGGGCTTTGAGGGGTAAAGGCAACACTCCTGACCCCAACCCTGCTCTCATCAGCCTCTGGGCTGACACTGGAGCTGCCCAGCGACTCACCAGCAGAATGTCAGCCACGATGGCCCAGTTCATGGACAAGAGGGTCTCTCCAATGAAGATGAAAATCTGTGGAGAGAGGGTGAGGGGTTCACGGCAGTAAGGGCAAACACATGGAAAGCTGACCATGTCCCAGCTCAtctattaactaatttaatcctcacaacaccccAGTGAGACAGGTGCTACtgatattcccattttatacatgacGAAACtgaacacagagaggttaagttacttgtccaatgtcacacagctgggaaggcCAGAGCTGTGATTCAAAACCAGGCATTCCACCTCGAGTGGCCATTACACTGACTGCTCCTCCACCCTGGACCCACTCCATCCCCCTTGACACCTGCTGGCTACTCACATAAGTGGCCACGATGCTACCACGGGCGCAGGCAAGGGACAGGAAGAGGAAGGGTGCAGAGCCCAGGAGGCCAGCGGCACAGACCAGGGGATCAGCCCGAGGATTGGAGTGGCGGAGCCGGCGGCTGATCTCCACGCCCAGGCCCACGCCCAGGACTCCGGTCAGGCAGGTGATGAGCCCAAAGATGAGACTGAGGGTGAGGGAAGGGAATGGGGGTTTGTCTCTCTGCCTGCCAAGCCCCCTACGCTGTCCATCCTAGCCACCCTCACAACCAAGGTCCCTACAGACACATGGTTCACACAGCCCTAAGTGGCAGACATCATCCCATCACTTATTTGCCAGACCAGGAAATGGGAGATTCCAGGAGAGCAGGCAGCTTGTGAAGTCAGGAGTCAAACTCCCTGCCTGGGTCTGAGCCACAGATGCTCTTCACTCCAGCCCTGCCACCCGCAGGCCCCCCGGCATAGCCCCATCTGGGCACCTGTCAGAGGAAGAGCAGGAGTCTCCAGGAAGGCAGGGTGGGGTCTCCCCAAGGACCACGCGGGAACGCAGCAGGAATGCCGGAGCCCACAGAGCCAGGGAGCCCGTGACAAAGGCCACAGCAGTGAAGCCCAGGGAAGACAGGACGAAACTAGGACTGCAGATAGTTGGGAGGGAGAGAGTAAGACCCCACGGAGGTGTCGAGGGCGGAGGGGacctctcttctcccttcctggcTTATTTTAGTAAGGTCACACCACCACGTGCAGCGGCGGTTCTGGCTCCCAGGATCTGGGCCTGTAATTCAAGCAGCTGCCACAAGGGGGCAGTAGCGACCGAATTCCTGGCCTTGGGGTGTGGCCAGGAACAGGAACATTCCCACTTAAACTTCAAACCAGACGCCAGGGGAGCCTCAGATGGTGGTCTAGGGTGGGAATAAACTCACTTTCTTGCCAGAGCCCTCAGATCTGCCCACCACGAGGTGGGGTTCAGGGGTGGCGAATCTGAGTGGCGCTCCACAGCTCCCCTTGGCGGCTCCCGCACTACCAGGAACAGCAGCAGAACGGCCACCACTCCTAGACCCGGTgtcacctgggagacagagggctTCAGGATAGGCACAGGCAGAGACACACTTAAGCCCTGGGCTGGGGGAAAGTGTGGGGTGCAATAACTCCAGCCTGAGACCTAAAATACCCAGTTAAGTACCTGTTCCAAGAAGCCAAACCTGCAATTTGGGGGAAGGGGGCTGCCACTAGAGTCCACCCTATTTTTGCAAGCCTAGCTTTGCTTCCTTTTTGGTAATTTTCTTGTGGGAAACCAGTACCCCTACTTCTCTCAATCCACTTGGTTTAAATAGGTTCCCAGGCTTGGCCAAAAAGAAGACTGTTAACCAccccagcctcggtgacagattCTGCAGAGGGCACGTGACACATGTTCATCTAGTCAGACACTATCCTGGAAACATGGCCCCAGGGTCCAAGGTGCCAATGTTGCTAAATGGAAAGATAATCATCTGGAGCTCTCACATCCTTAAGAATGATGTTAACACAGAGGAAAGTAAAGCTCAGAAGAGAAGGGCAGAGTAGGAGCCCTGGATCCAGCTTTACCTGACTGAAACTCACCTGGgactttcaggaaaaaaagtcaaGACAGCCCCTTTAGGGGGCTTACAGTTTTACAATGGGCTTCCGTCACCTACACGCAAGAATTCTGTCTAGCATATGGCTTCCAGGTAAGGACAGCCAACCTCCTGCAGGCTCAGCAGAATGAGTGCTGCCTCAAAAAAGGGGTGCTTGGAGCCAGGCGCATGGCTCACACCCgtaagcccagcactttaggaggccgaagcaagaggattgcttgaggccaggagttcaagaccaaccttgaactgggcaacatacaaagactccgtctctataacaaaaaaaaaatatgcgtgtgtgtgtgtgtgtgtgtgtgtgcaatgacatgatctctgctcactacaacttctgcctcccgggttgaagtgattctcctgcctcagcctcccgagtagctgggattacaggcatgcatcaccatgcccggctaaattatgcatttttagtagagacaggatttcgccatgttggtcaagctggcctcaaactcaggtgatccacccacctcagcctcccaaagtgctgggattacaggcgcaagccactacacctggcaaaattttttttttgagacggagtctcgcactgtcgcccaggctagagtgcagtggcgcaatctcagctcgctgcaacctctgccttctgggttcaagtgattctactgcctcagccccccgagtagctgggattacaggcatgcactaccacacccagctaatttttgtatttttagtagagacaagagtttcaccgtgttggctaggctggtcttgaattcctgacctcaagtgatccacctgcctcagcctcccaaagtgctgggatagagGTGttagtcaccacacccagcctacaaaaagaaaaagtttttttaattagccaggcatagtggcaggcacctatagtcccagctacttgggtggctgaagtgggaggatcacttgagctcaggagttccaggctgcagtgagctatgattgcaccactgcactgcagcctggatgacacaacaagaccctgtctcttaaaagaaaaatgtagccgggcgaggtggcgggcacctgtagtcccagctactcgggaggctgaggcaggagaatggtgtaaacccgggaggcggagcttgcagtgagctgagatccggccattgcactccagcccgggcgacagagcgagactccgtctcaaaaaaaaaaaaaaaaaaaaaaaaagaaaaatggacagtGGGAAGGGGTCCGAAGGTAGGAAACAGGGATCAGTGAGAATGTCACTAACCTACCCCCAGGCCAAGACCAGACTCACCCTCAGAGCCCAGTGCCAGTCCCCAGCCATATCCTTCACTTTGGAGCCTGCAATGTAGCCCAGACCACtatgggagggagagagaggaaaaaggggGGACAGCCAGTCAGTCCAGTCCCCCACGCCAGGCCCTTCTGCcttcccccaggccccaggcctgcTCACCTGCCCACCGGAATGGCAAAGTAGAAGATGCTGAGCATCCGGCTCCGCTGGTCGGCCACAAAGAGGTCGGCAATGAGAGTGGGCGCAATGGTGGAATAACTGGCCTCCCCGACCCCCACCAGGCCCCGGGTCAGGAGGAGCAGCCAGAAATGCTGGGGAGAGAGACCAGGGAGAGGTGGCACCCCAGCCTGCAGCCAGCCTCCGGGCTACCTCACCAGCCCGCTCCCAAGAGGCAGCAGGAATGGCGGGAGATGCCTGGGTTTTAGAATCACACAGACCTGAGCTTgcatcctggctccaccactgaCTAGCTGCGATTTGGGGAAaataacttaacctctctgagcctcagtttcctcatctgcaaaaggaGGATAACAACAACTTTTCACAGAGCTATTGCAAAGACTAGAAAATAAAAGGTCTAAATAAGACAACCCCTGCTTGCCTGGTAGGggaaagttttttaattttttttaaatgaataatgacCTTAGATGGGAGTTTATGTGTCTACCAAAGACACCTGAAGCTAAGGACGGGTCCAGTCACCCAAGGAAAGTACGTAGGTTCTGGGGCTGAGGATAGAGTTCCGGGATGGAGTGAGAACAGGCAGAGGAGACTTCAAAGGAACAAAGAAGCAACagccagggaggcaggaggaaaacCAGAAAAGTGTAGCATCGCAAAGGTAGGAGAGAGTTTCAGGAAGGAAGAATGGGTCAATAGCGCCAGAAGCTCTCAGGAGACCTAGCACGAACAGGACTAGGAAGTTGGAGCTGTGTTTAGCAACCAGGAGGCCACTGTTGACTTTGGCAAGAGCAGGGTCCATGGAGTGGTGGGAGTAGAAGTTAGCGGCAGCGCTCGAGGGGTGAGCAGGCGTGAGGAAGTGCAGGCAGAGTGACGGCA
The genomic region above belongs to Piliocolobus tephrosceles isolate RC106 chromosome 17, ASM277652v3, whole genome shotgun sequence and contains:
- the SPNS1 gene encoding protein spinster homolog 1 isoform X3, with the translated sequence MTGFEQHGGCRGAAPGLSDSKCSGLLSRVGSSVGPERGRARPPGTMAGSDTAPFLSQADDPDDGPVPGNPGLPGSMGNPKSEEPEVPDQEGLQRITGLSPGHSALIVAVLCYINLLNYMDRFTVAGVLPDIEQFFNIGDSSSGLIQTVFISSYMVLAPVFGYLGDRYNRKYLMCGGIAFWSLVTLGSSFIPGEHFWLLLLTRGLVGVGEASYSTIAPTLIADLFVADQRSRMLSIFYFAIPVGSGLGYIAGSKVKDMAGDWHWALRVTPGLGVVAVLLLFLVVREPPRGAVERHSDSPPLNPTSWWADLRALARNLIFGLITCLTGVLGVGLGVEISRRLRHSNPRADPLVCAAGLLGSAPFLFLSLACARGSIVATYIFIFIGETLLSMNWAIVADILLYVVIPTRRSTAEAFQIVLSHLLGDAGSPYLIGLACCMKQGPQTTRLWCPSGAAPPACPWPACSSERPPLTCLHLCRGWPWAHPTKGLGLTSCPGPASRGTLGHVPAPRHYMGSSREEVGVQEGDPPPQGQPQGLGAICNGIKFVARPQVPALVFLWVASDLAPRLHPRAPEDCGSFLGALGESLPF
- the SPNS1 gene encoding protein spinster homolog 1 isoform X5 is translated as MTGFEQHGGCRGAAPGLSDSKCSGLLSRVGSSVGPERGRARPPGTMAGSDTAPFLSQADDPDDGPVPGNPGLPGSMGNPKSEEPEVPDQEGLQRITGLSPGHSALIVAVLCYINLLNYMDRFTVAGVLPDIEQFFNIGDSSSGLIQTVFISSYMVLAPVFGYLGDRYNRKYLMCGGIAFWSLVTLGSSFIPGEHFWLLLLTRGLVGVGEASYSTIAPTLIADLFVADQRSRMLSIFYFAIPVGSGLGYIAGSKVKDMAGDWHWALRVTPGLGVVAVLLLFLVVREPPRGAVERHSDSPPLNPTSWWADLRALARNLIFGLITCLTGVLGVGLGVEISRRLRHSNPRADPLVCAAGLLGSAPFLFLSLACARGSIVATYIFIFIGETLLSMNWAIVADILLYVVIPTRRSTAEAFQIVLSHLLGDAGSPYLIGLISDRLRRNWPPSFLSEFRALQFSLMLCAFVGALGGAAFLGTAIFIEGDRRRAQLHMQGLLHEAGPTDDQIVVPQRGRSTRVPVASVLI
- the SPNS1 gene encoding protein spinster homolog 1 isoform X2, which codes for MAGSDTAPFLSQADDPDDGPVPGNPGLPGSMGNPKSEEPEVPDQEGLQRITGLSPGHSALIVAVLCYINLLNYMDRFTVAGVLPDIEQFFNIGDSSSGLIQTVFISSYMVLAPVFGYLGDRYNRKYLMCGGIAFWSLVTLGSSFIPGEHFWLLLLTRGLVGVGEASYSTIAPTLIADLFVADQRSRMLSIFYFAIPVGSGLGYIAGSKVKDMAGDWHWALRVTPGLGVVAVLLLFLVVREPPRGAVERHSDSPPLNPTSWWADLRALARNPSFVLSSLGFTAVAFVTGSLALWAPAFLLRSRVVLGETPPCLPGDSCSSSDSLIFGLITCLTGVLGVGLGVEISRRLRHSNPRADPLVCAAGLLGSAPFLFLSLACARGSIVATYIFIFIGETLLSMNWAIVADILLYVVIPTRRSTAEAFQIVLSHLLGDAGSPYLIGLACCMKQGPQTTRLWCPSGAAPPACPWPACSSERPPLTCLHLCRGWPWAHPTKGLGLTSCPGPASRGTLGHVPAPRHYMGSSREEVGVQEGDPPPQGQPQGLGAICNGIKFVARPQVPALVFLWVASDLAPRLHPRAPEDCGSFLGALGESLPF
- the SPNS1 gene encoding protein spinster homolog 1 isoform X1, whose translation is MTGFEQHGGCRGAAPGLSDSKCSGLLSRVGSSVGPERGRARPPGTMAGSDTAPFLSQADDPDDGPVPGNPGLPGSMGNPKSEEPEVPDQEGLQRITGLSPGHSALIVAVLCYINLLNYMDRFTVAGVLPDIEQFFNIGDSSSGLIQTVFISSYMVLAPVFGYLGDRYNRKYLMCGGIAFWSLVTLGSSFIPGEHFWLLLLTRGLVGVGEASYSTIAPTLIADLFVADQRSRMLSIFYFAIPVGSGLGYIAGSKVKDMAGDWHWALRVTPGLGVVAVLLLFLVVREPPRGAVERHSDSPPLNPTSWWADLRALARNPSFVLSSLGFTAVAFVTGSLALWAPAFLLRSRVVLGETPPCLPGDSCSSSDSLIFGLITCLTGVLGVGLGVEISRRLRHSNPRADPLVCAAGLLGSAPFLFLSLACARGSIVATYIFIFIGETLLSMNWAIVADILLYVVIPTRRSTAEAFQIVLSHLLGDAGSPYLIGLACCMKQGPQTTRLWCPSGAAPPACPWPACSSERPPLTCLHLCRGWPWAHPTKGLGLTSCPGPASRGTLGHVPAPRHYMGSSREEVGVQEGDPPPQGQPQGLGAICNGIKFVARPQVPALVFLWVASDLAPRLHPRAPEDCGSFLGALGESLPF